Proteins encoded together in one Anaerococcus murdochii window:
- a CDS encoding PSP1 domain-containing protein has product MNVVGIRFKDAGKIYYFFANNLILNFKDKVIVESSNGLELAEVALANIEIDEKKFDKTLSPVIRKATEKDLDIYRQNLEDSEEAIRIAQEKANFYRLKMKIVDSEYSFDRTKITFYFTADKRVDFRSLVKDLASIFRNRIELRQIGVRDHAKLKGFYGTCGQKSCCSRFMSDFSPLSIKMAKDQGITLDPAKISGICGRLMCCLSFEEENYVRARRYMPRPGTMVQTEDGEGIVLTNDFVKEMCKVRVKTEDDVEIEEYYKASDLVKCK; this is encoded by the coding sequence ATGAATGTAGTTGGAATAAGATTTAAAGATGCGGGAAAGATATATTATTTTTTCGCTAATAATTTAATTCTGAATTTTAAGGACAAGGTAATAGTAGAAAGCTCGAATGGTTTGGAACTAGCGGAAGTTGCCTTGGCCAATATTGAAATAGATGAAAAGAAGTTTGATAAAACTCTTTCACCAGTTATAAGAAAGGCGACAGAAAAAGACCTAGATATTTATAGGCAAAACCTAGAAGATTCTGAAGAAGCAATTAGAATTGCCCAAGAAAAGGCGAATTTCTATAGGCTAAAAATGAAAATAGTCGATAGTGAATATAGTTTTGATAGGACAAAAATCACTTTTTATTTCACAGCTGATAAGAGAGTTGACTTTAGATCACTTGTTAAAGACCTTGCCTCTATATTTAGAAATAGGATAGAACTAAGACAAATAGGGGTGAGGGACCACGCTAAGCTTAAGGGATTTTATGGAACATGTGGACAGAAGTCTTGCTGTTCAAGATTTATGTCTGATTTTTCGCCTCTATCTATAAAAATGGCCAAGGATCAAGGAATCACCCTAGATCCTGCAAAAATTTCTGGTATTTGCGGTAGGCTAATGTGTTGTCTTTCTTTTGAGGAAGAAAATTATGTTAGGGCTAGAAGATATATGCCAAGACCAGGAACTATGGTTCAAACAGAAGATGGAGAGGGTATCGTCCTTACTAATGACTTTGTAAAAGAAATGTGCAAGGTGAGAGTAAAGACAGAGGACGATGTAGAAATAGAAGAATATTATAAGGCAAGCGACCTTGTCAAATGTAAATGA
- a CDS encoding indolepyruvate ferredoxin oxidoreductase subunit alpha: MAYKIDENVCISCGSCEGECPVGAISQGDAAYEIDSNACIDCGACAAVCPVEAIDQE; this comes from the coding sequence ATGGCATACAAAATAGATGAAAATGTTTGTATTTCTTGCGGTTCATGCGAAGGTGAATGCCCAGTAGGAGCAATCTCACAAGGCGATGCAGCTTATGAAATAGATTCAAATGCATGTATTGATTGTGGTGCTTGTGCAGCAGTTTGCCCAGTTGAAGCAATCGATCAAGAATAA
- a CDS encoding transposase translates to MAKYSTEFKMKVVKEYLESNISYRSLSDKYCIPDKSVIRRWVNAYKSQGYEGLKVKRENTQYTLEFKLNVVNLYLTGEMSYQSLANELKINNPLMIARWVIDFREKGIEGLKSKKRGRPSKMSKSPKKSKDTKIESSAQLTNEEDNSLNEAQLKEKIKKLEEKNYWLQLENDAIKKKIELSQMTDTEIRQLLKQLKS, encoded by the coding sequence ATGGCAAAATATAGCACAGAATTCAAAATGAAAGTAGTAAAAGAATATTTAGAATCCAATATCTCATATAGATCTTTATCAGATAAATATTGCATACCGGATAAAAGTGTAATAAGAAGATGGGTAAATGCATACAAATCACAAGGCTATGAAGGACTAAAAGTAAAAAGAGAAAATACACAATATACTTTGGAATTTAAGTTAAATGTAGTAAACTTGTACTTAACAGGAGAAATGTCCTATCAAAGCCTAGCAAATGAATTAAAGATAAACAATCCATTAATGATAGCAAGATGGGTAATAGACTTTAGAGAAAAAGGCATAGAAGGACTGAAATCTAAAAAGAGAGGAAGACCTTCAAAAATGTCAAAATCCCCAAAAAAATCAAAAGATACTAAAATAGAATCATCAGCACAATTAACCAACGAAGAAGATAATTCCTTAAATGAAGCACAACTAAAAGAAAAAATAAAGAAATTAGAAGAAAAAAACTATTGGCTCCAACTAGAAAATGATGCAATAAAAAAAAAGATAGAATTATCTCAAATGACAGATACAGAAATAAGACAATTGCTGAAACAATTGAAGTCTTAA
- a CDS encoding IS3 family transposase: MLKYFNIAKSTYMYWQKRLNKPNKDIEIEKKILKIRKDNPNYGYRRITAMLKRSGLIINKKKVQRLVQKLKLQVKSYSRKSRKYSSYKGQVGKISDNKIKRNFKVEKPYIKITTDTTEFKYLEKDKTGTYQIKKLYLNPYLDMYNSEILSYEISKQPTIEPILKALDKAIKLTNKTKEKRIFHSDQGWAYQKNQYTSRLETNGITQSMSRKGNCLDNSPMENFFGILKQEIYYGRKFYSYEHLKQTIEDFIKYYNEERIKEKLGYLSPIEYRKKNAA; the protein is encoded by the coding sequence TTGTTAAAATACTTTAATATTGCCAAATCAACATACATGTATTGGCAAAAACGATTAAATAAACCAAATAAAGATATAGAAATAGAAAAGAAAATACTTAAGATAAGAAAAGACAATCCAAACTATGGCTACAGAAGAATAACAGCTATGTTAAAAAGATCAGGACTAATAATAAACAAAAAGAAAGTACAAAGATTAGTTCAAAAGTTAAAACTTCAAGTAAAAAGTTATTCACGAAAATCTAGAAAATACTCATCCTACAAAGGACAAGTAGGAAAAATATCAGACAACAAAATAAAAAGAAACTTCAAAGTAGAAAAACCATACATAAAAATAACAACAGACACAACAGAATTTAAGTATTTAGAAAAAGATAAAACAGGAACCTACCAAATAAAGAAACTCTATCTAAACCCATACCTAGACATGTACAACAGTGAAATACTAAGCTATGAAATATCAAAACAACCAACAATAGAACCAATCTTGAAAGCCTTAGACAAAGCAATAAAGTTAACTAACAAAACAAAAGAAAAAAGAATATTCCACTCAGATCAAGGATGGGCATATCAAAAAAATCAATACACATCAAGACTTGAAACAAACGGCATCACCCAATCTATGTCCAGAAAAGGCAACTGCTTAGACAACTCACCAATGGAAAACTTCTTTGGAATATTAAAACAAGAAATATATTACGGAAGAAAATTCTATTCATACGAACACTTAAAACAGACAATAGAAGATTTCATAAAATATTACAACGAAGAAAGAATAAAAGAAAAATTAGGATACTTATCACCAATAGAATACAGAAAGAAGAATGCAGCATAA
- a CDS encoding TraX family protein — MSDNKNFIKAWQVDRPYLTSGHLKIIACGAMFLSHLAQCGLLYMLEFTKIADLFMLIGRISMPLFCFMAAQGILLSKNPKNYLSGLLIFAFLSEIPFDLASTGYYFFIYSQNVFFSLFLGAFMVYQWEKIRKSELNELLKFCFAIIIFLGIYFLAGFFMTDYDSNAIVAIGLLYLAKESRILTALAILIGFAFEARIGGDYLSIPYMVYLSIPLIFLYNGKRGTYNKWYFYAFYPVHLILIYLLKIILL; from the coding sequence ATGAGTGATAATAAAAATTTTATAAAAGCTTGGCAGGTTGATCGCCCTTATTTAACAAGCGGTCATTTAAAAATAATCGCCTGTGGTGCCATGTTTTTAAGTCACTTAGCCCAATGTGGATTATTATACATGTTAGAGTTTACCAAAATTGCAGATTTATTTATGCTGATTGGGAGAATTTCCATGCCACTTTTTTGCTTCATGGCTGCTCAGGGAATCTTACTGAGCAAAAATCCTAAAAATTATTTGAGTGGGCTATTAATCTTTGCTTTTTTATCGGAAATCCCATTTGATCTGGCAAGTACAGGCTATTACTTTTTTATTTATAGCCAGAATGTATTCTTTTCCCTATTTTTGGGTGCATTTATGGTTTACCAATGGGAAAAGATAAGGAAAAGTGAATTAAATGAGCTTTTAAAATTTTGCTTTGCTATCATAATTTTCTTAGGAATTTATTTTTTGGCAGGTTTTTTTATGACAGACTACGATTCTAATGCTATTGTTGCTATTGGTCTATTATACTTGGCCAAGGAAAGTAGAATTTTAACGGCTCTTGCAATCCTAATAGGTTTTGCTTTTGAAGCAAGGATTGGTGGAGATTACTTATCAATACCCTACATGGTTTACCTATCAATTCCTCTAATATTTTTATATAATGGAAAAAGAGGTACCTATAATAAGTGGTATTTTTATGCCTTTTATCCAGTCCATTTGATACTTATTTATTTATTGAAAATTATATTATTATAA
- a CDS encoding Tex-like N-terminal domain-containing protein has protein sequence MNITEILSKELNINEERIENVIKLLDEGSTVAFIARYRKEVTGNLTDVEIREIEKNLSRLRNIEKRQEEIIKLIDEKGQLTDELREEILASNSLTILEDIYAPYKSRRKTRADIAREFGLEKFLEKLLTEISSEEEAVEAAKDYFQEGLDYEKEVIERSLDILAEDIANTIDARNIIRRDGLLRASLITSLKAEDDNLYESYHDFSKKLKDLKSFQVLAINRAEKEDILTVKIEFSDAYNKSLIYKLVSQDRDFNPYQKELVDLTIDDAYKRLMLPSITTELRNKLTEEASDESIRVFGNNLKPYLLQRPIKGQVVMGLDPGFRTGCKVAVVDKNGKYLDQAVIYPVEPHKKEKEAIATLKSLIEKYGVTLIALGNATASRETELVVDKLIKEVDGVSYAIVNEAGASVYSASSLGEEEFPDLDVTIRGAISMARRLQDPMAELVKIEPKHIGVGQYQHDLDGKKLDEELAKVVEDAVNEVGVAINNASYKLLSYVSGLNQNLAKRIEEDFKDGKIVYRKDLLDVKGLGKKTYELAAGFLRFPSSPEILDNTAVHPESYKIAKKIQGLDLDKIDIEKLAQELEVGIPTLEDIIAELKKPGRDPREDNPEVLTKKEIMGIDDLKVGMVLKGKVRNITDFGAFVDIGVGTDGLVHVSEISDKFVKNPHDELTNSQVVSVRIIEIDKKKERIGLSMRSVN, from the coding sequence ATGAATATTACAGAAATTTTATCAAAAGAATTAAATATTAATGAAGAAAGAATAGAAAATGTAATTAAACTTCTTGATGAAGGCTCAACTGTTGCCTTTATCGCTAGATACAGGAAGGAAGTTACAGGCAATCTTACTGATGTTGAGATTAGAGAAATAGAAAAAAATCTTTCTAGACTTCGTAATATAGAAAAAAGACAGGAAGAAATTATAAAGTTAATTGACGAAAAAGGCCAATTAACAGATGAACTTAGGGAAGAAATTCTTGCAAGTAATTCTTTAACCATTCTTGAAGATATTTATGCCCCATATAAGTCAAGAAGAAAGACAAGGGCTGATATTGCAAGAGAATTCGGCTTAGAGAAATTTTTAGAAAAACTTCTTACAGAAATATCTAGCGAAGAAGAAGCTGTTGAGGCAGCTAAGGATTATTTCCAGGAAGGTCTAGATTATGAAAAAGAAGTTATAGAAAGATCCCTTGATATCCTTGCTGAAGATATAGCAAATACAATTGATGCAAGAAATATAATTAGGCGTGACGGTTTGTTGAGAGCATCTTTAATTACAAGTCTTAAGGCAGAAGATGATAATCTATACGAATCATACCATGATTTTTCTAAAAAATTAAAAGATCTTAAGTCTTTCCAGGTTCTAGCCATTAACAGAGCAGAAAAGGAAGACATACTTACTGTAAAAATCGAATTTTCAGACGCCTATAACAAAAGCCTAATTTATAAGCTGGTTAGCCAGGATAGGGACTTTAATCCTTACCAAAAAGAATTAGTAGACTTAACTATAGATGATGCTTACAAGAGACTCATGCTTCCTTCAATTACAACAGAGCTTCGTAATAAGCTTACAGAAGAAGCAAGCGATGAATCAATTAGAGTTTTTGGAAATAACTTAAAACCTTATCTCCTACAAAGGCCTATTAAGGGACAGGTGGTAATGGGTCTTGACCCTGGTTTTAGGACAGGATGTAAGGTTGCAGTCGTTGATAAAAACGGAAAATACCTAGACCAAGCTGTTATTTATCCAGTAGAACCTCACAAAAAAGAAAAAGAAGCAATTGCAACCTTAAAATCCTTAATCGAAAAATATGGAGTAACTTTAATAGCTCTTGGAAATGCAACTGCTTCTAGGGAAACAGAACTTGTTGTTGATAAATTAATTAAGGAAGTAGATGGCGTTTCATATGCCATAGTAAACGAGGCTGGTGCCAGTGTTTATTCTGCATCAAGCCTAGGCGAAGAAGAATTTCCTGACCTTGATGTTACCATCAGAGGTGCAATATCAATGGCAAGGCGCCTCCAAGACCCCATGGCTGAACTTGTAAAAATTGAACCAAAACACATAGGTGTTGGCCAATACCAACACGACCTTGATGGGAAAAAACTTGACGAAGAGCTAGCAAAAGTTGTAGAAGATGCTGTAAATGAAGTTGGAGTTGCTATTAACAATGCTTCCTACAAGCTTTTATCCTACGTGTCAGGTCTAAACCAAAATCTCGCAAAGAGAATAGAAGAAGACTTCAAAGATGGAAAGATTGTTTATAGGAAGGACCTCTTGGATGTGAAGGGATTGGGTAAAAAAACTTATGAACTTGCTGCAGGCTTTTTAAGGTTCCCATCATCACCAGAAATCCTAGATAATACTGCAGTCCATCCAGAATCCTACAAAATAGCCAAAAAAATCCAAGGCTTAGATTTGGATAAGATTGATATAGAAAAGCTTGCCCAAGAACTTGAAGTGGGAATACCAACACTTGAGGATATTATTGCAGAGCTTAAGAAACCTGGACGTGATCCAAGGGAAGATAATCCAGAAGTCCTTACCAAAAAGGAAATAATGGGTATAGATGATTTGAAAGTTGGAATGGTTCTTAAAGGCAAGGTAAGAAATATAACTGACTTTGGTGCCTTTGTAGATATCGGGGTTGGAACAGATGGTCTAGTTCATGTTTCAGAGATTTCCGATAAGTTTGTAAAAAATCCACATGATGAATTGACAAATTCGCAGGTGGTAAGTGTTAGGATTATAGAAATAGATAAGAAAAAAGAAAGAATTGGTCTTTCAATGAGGAGTGTGAATTAA
- a CDS encoding proline--tRNA ligase codes for MRLSNYYMPTLRQDPVDAETASHKLLVRGAFIRQQASGIYSFLPFGQKVLNKIETIVRDAMDSHGAIEVSTSILQPRQIWDKSTRWETFGPEMFKLKDRHDREYALGPTAEESFVDLIKDELNSYKQLPLNLYQIVDKFRDEKRPRFGINRSRDFLMKDAYTFDADLEGLEKSYMNMWKAYEVAFDKMKLDYKIVEGDSGAMGGHKSHEFIALSESGEGIILYTENSDSAYTDEKARSIIEPLKEDLKDLELVETTDKKTIEEVSTFLNTEAKRCAKAIDLIVEDEPVFVFVPGDRELNMAKLISYLKVPEHEIEMADDETIEKHTKAPAGYTGPIGIENARVIVDESLTRINNLVVGANKPGYHYINANFGRDFEGEVAEDLILAKEGDQAYDGSGLYKAARGIEVGNIFQLGTKYSEALEANFLDQNGVAKPFIMGSYGIGISRSISAVVEQYHDDKGIIWPTSVAPFEVIITLIKPNDEEQANLAEKIYKELKAKKIDVLLDDRNERPGVKFNDRDLIGIPYRITVGKDAVNSIIEYSTRAEMENKNLDADEAIKLVCENIYKDLED; via the coding sequence ATGAGATTATCGAATTATTATATGCCAACCCTAAGACAAGATCCGGTTGATGCAGAAACAGCCAGCCATAAATTGTTAGTAAGGGGAGCATTCATCAGACAACAAGCTTCAGGAATTTATTCCTTCTTACCTTTTGGACAAAAAGTTTTAAATAAGATTGAAACTATAGTTAGAGATGCTATGGATAGCCACGGGGCTATTGAGGTTTCAACTTCAATCCTCCAACCAAGACAAATTTGGGATAAGTCAACCAGATGGGAGACCTTTGGTCCTGAGATGTTTAAATTAAAAGATAGACACGACAGAGAATACGCCTTAGGTCCAACAGCAGAGGAATCTTTTGTAGACCTTATAAAGGACGAATTAAATTCTTACAAACAATTACCATTAAATTTATATCAAATCGTTGATAAGTTCAGAGATGAAAAGAGACCAAGATTTGGAATCAACAGGTCAAGAGATTTCCTCATGAAAGATGCCTACACCTTTGATGCTGATCTAGAAGGCCTTGAAAAGTCTTACATGAATATGTGGAAGGCCTATGAGGTTGCTTTTGATAAGATGAAACTCGACTACAAAATCGTAGAAGGTGACTCAGGAGCCATGGGCGGTCACAAATCTCATGAGTTTATAGCACTTTCTGAATCTGGTGAAGGAATTATTCTTTATACAGAAAACAGCGATTCTGCCTATACAGATGAAAAAGCAAGGTCTATTATTGAGCCACTCAAAGAAGATTTAAAGGATCTTGAACTAGTAGAAACTACAGATAAAAAGACTATTGAGGAAGTATCAACTTTTTTAAATACAGAAGCAAAAAGATGCGCTAAGGCAATTGACTTAATTGTTGAAGACGAACCAGTCTTTGTATTTGTACCAGGTGATAGGGAATTAAATATGGCTAAGCTTATTTCTTACCTAAAAGTTCCAGAGCATGAAATCGAGATGGCTGATGACGAAACTATTGAAAAACACACCAAGGCACCAGCGGGATATACTGGTCCAATTGGTATAGAAAATGCAAGAGTTATTGTAGATGAATCACTTACAAGAATAAACAACCTAGTAGTAGGAGCGAATAAACCTGGCTATCACTATATCAATGCAAACTTCGGCAGAGACTTCGAAGGCGAAGTGGCAGAAGATTTGATCCTAGCAAAAGAAGGCGACCAGGCTTACGATGGATCTGGCCTTTATAAGGCAGCTAGGGGAATTGAAGTAGGAAATATTTTCCAACTTGGAACAAAATACTCTGAAGCTCTTGAGGCTAATTTCCTAGACCAAAATGGAGTTGCTAAGCCATTTATAATGGGTTCTTATGGTATAGGTATCTCAAGGTCAATTTCAGCTGTTGTGGAGCAATACCATGACGATAAGGGCATTATCTGGCCAACAAGTGTAGCCCCATTTGAAGTAATAATTACCCTAATTAAACCAAATGATGAAGAACAAGCAAACTTAGCTGAAAAAATCTATAAAGAATTAAAGGCAAAGAAAATTGATGTTCTCCTTGATGATAGAAATGAACGCCCAGGTGTCAAATTTAACGACAGGGACCTAATCGGTATCCCATACAGGATTACGGTTGGAAAAGATGCAGTAAATTCTATTATTGAATACTCAACCAGGGCTGAAATGGAAAATAAAAACCTAGATGCTGACGAAGCAATAAAATTAGTTTGTGAAAATATCTATAAAGATTTGGAAGATTAA
- the fba gene encoding class II fructose-1,6-bisphosphate aldolase — protein sequence MLVNAKEMLDLAYENGYAIGHFNTNNLEWTKAILLAAEAKKTAVIISSSEGAAKYMGGFKTVANLVKNLHDALGITVPVAIHLDHGSYEGAKACIEAGYTSVMFDGSHFPIEENLEKTREIVRLAHEKGISVEGEVGGIGGEEDGVTSAGELANVEECKNLAACGIDFLAAGIGNIHGVYPADWQGLNFDRLKEISDAVKMPLVLHGGTGIPDDQIKKAISLGVSKINVNTECQIAFAKATREYIEAGKDQQGKGFDPRKLLLPGTNAVQALVEEKIDMFGSENSANK from the coding sequence ATGTTAGTTAATGCAAAAGAAATGTTAGACCTAGCCTATGAAAATGGCTACGCTATTGGACACTTTAATACCAACAACCTAGAATGGACAAAGGCAATCCTACTTGCTGCTGAAGCAAAAAAGACTGCTGTTATTATTTCATCTAGTGAAGGTGCTGCAAAATACATGGGTGGTTTCAAAACTGTTGCAAACCTTGTTAAAAACTTACACGATGCACTTGGAATCACTGTTCCAGTAGCTATTCACTTAGACCACGGCTCATACGAAGGTGCTAAGGCTTGTATCGAAGCTGGTTACACTTCTGTTATGTTTGATGGTTCTCACTTCCCAATCGAAGAAAACCTTGAAAAAACAAGAGAAATCGTAAGACTTGCTCATGAAAAAGGCATCTCAGTTGAAGGTGAAGTTGGCGGTATCGGCGGCGAAGAAGATGGAGTTACATCTGCTGGCGAACTTGCTAATGTTGAAGAATGTAAAAATCTTGCAGCTTGTGGAATCGACTTTTTAGCAGCAGGTATTGGTAACATTCACGGTGTATATCCAGCTGATTGGCAAGGCCTTAACTTTGATAGACTTAAAGAAATTTCTGATGCAGTTAAAATGCCATTAGTTCTTCATGGTGGTACAGGTATTCCTGATGATCAAATTAAAAAAGCTATCAGCCTAGGCGTTTCTAAGATTAACGTAAATACAGAATGCCAAATCGCTTTTGCTAAGGCAACTAGAGAATATATCGAAGCTGGAAAAGACCAACAAGGAAAGGGCTTTGACCCAAGAAAACTTCTTCTTCCAGGAACAAATGCAGTTCAAGCTTTAGTTGAAGAAAAAATTGACATGTTTGGTAGCGAAAATAGCGCTAATAAATAA
- the rho gene encoding transcription termination factor Rho: MDNLKEKKLVDLREIAKDLGIESISKYRKDELIKLIEEEENKKEEESKEARENDLGAKFDCDGILEILPDGFGFLRTQLYESGDDDIYVSPKQIKMFRLKTGDYIEGIAREKHDKDKFSPLIFVSTVNGIKPADAFNRDLFEDLTPIYPNERISVETDPKNISGRIIDVISPIGRGQRGLIVSQPKAGKTTLIKDIERSLEKNYHDLKIIVLLIDERPEEVTDFIRFVNEYRDPDNVLMRTEVAASTFDMPPQSHIDIAEMVLERAKRFVEEKKDVVILLDSLTRLARAYNIMTPQSGRTLSGGLDPLALVGPKQFFGAARNIENGGSLTILATALVDTGSRMDDMIFEEFKGTGNMEIHLDRRLSNRRIFPAINIEKSSTRRDDLLLTKEELEAVYKLRKSDLDTTESIVELLDWMKRTKSNKQFVELINSSIK; this comes from the coding sequence ATGGATAATTTAAAAGAAAAAAAATTAGTTGACCTTAGGGAAATTGCCAAAGATTTAGGCATTGAGTCAATTAGCAAATATAGAAAAGATGAATTAATTAAACTTATTGAAGAAGAAGAAAATAAAAAGGAAGAAGAAAGCAAAGAAGCTAGAGAAAATGACTTGGGCGCCAAGTTTGACTGTGACGGTATCTTAGAAATCCTACCAGATGGTTTTGGCTTTTTAAGAACCCAACTTTACGAATCTGGAGACGATGACATATACGTTTCACCAAAGCAAATAAAGATGTTTAGGCTAAAGACGGGGGACTATATTGAAGGAATCGCAAGAGAAAAACATGATAAGGATAAATTTTCTCCTCTTATTTTTGTTTCAACTGTAAATGGTATAAAGCCAGCCGATGCCTTCAACAGAGATTTATTTGAAGATTTGACCCCTATATATCCAAACGAAAGGATAAGTGTAGAAACTGATCCTAAAAATATTTCTGGAAGGATTATTGATGTAATTAGCCCTATTGGTCGTGGCCAAAGAGGACTTATTGTTTCTCAGCCAAAAGCAGGAAAGACTACTTTAATTAAGGACATAGAAAGGTCTTTAGAAAAAAATTACCATGACCTAAAAATAATTGTCCTTCTTATTGATGAAAGGCCAGAAGAAGTTACAGACTTTATAAGGTTTGTAAATGAATATAGGGATCCTGATAATGTTTTGATGCGTACAGAGGTTGCTGCATCTACTTTTGACATGCCTCCACAAAGTCATATTGATATAGCAGAAATGGTTCTTGAAAGGGCAAAAAGATTTGTCGAAGAGAAAAAAGATGTGGTTATTCTTCTAGATTCCCTAACAAGACTTGCTAGGGCTTATAACATAATGACTCCTCAATCAGGTAGGACACTTTCAGGTGGTCTTGACCCTCTAGCCTTAGTTGGGCCAAAGCAATTTTTTGGTGCTGCAAGAAATATTGAAAATGGCGGTTCATTAACAATCCTTGCAACAGCCCTAGTTGACACAGGATCAAGGATGGATGATATGATCTTTGAAGAATTTAAGGGAACAGGTAATATGGAAATCCACCTTGATAGACGACTTTCAAATAGGAGGATTTTCCCAGCTATTAATATCGAAAAATCATCCACCAGACGTGATGACCTTCTATTAACTAAAGAAGAACTTGAAGCAGTTTATAAATTAAGAAAATCAGATTTAGACACTACTGAATCAATAGTTGAACTTTTAGATTGGATGAAGAGGACCAAGTCTAATAAACAATTTGTAGAATTAATAAATTCATCTATTAAATAA
- the rpmE gene encoding 50S ribosomal protein L31 gives MNKELHPEYHQAKVTCMSCGNEFTVGSTEEEIKVEVCNNCHPFYSGKQRTAERGGKVERFNKKYGRK, from the coding sequence ATGAATAAAGAATTACATCCAGAATATCACCAAGCCAAAGTAACTTGCATGTCATGTGGCAACGAGTTTACTGTAGGTTCAACAGAAGAAGAAATCAAAGTAGAAGTTTGCAACAATTGTCACCCATTCTACTCTGGTAAACAAAGAACTGCTGAACGTGGTGGTAAGGTAGAAAGATTTAACAAAAAATACGGTAGAAAATAA
- the prmC gene encoding peptide chain release factor N(5)-glutamine methyltransferase — translation MKISDFLKIDYETSLIALTYILGKSKSYVLMNQHLELNNKQIERLKDIIDKRKDSYPLQYAIGEWEFYNLRLKVDQRALIPRFETEIIVDNLIKSPIKKDRILDIGTGTGAIALSLAKNIGNSYVIGSDIEDKALSLARENKEFTGIKNVEFIKSDLFKDIKGKFDLIISNPPYINKKDYDALDKELYFEPKSALYGGEDGLDFYREIIKNANNFLNDQGHLVFEIGYDQKEVLNKLLMDQGFINIENIKDFNDFDRFIIAQKG, via the coding sequence ATGAAAATATCAGACTTTTTAAAAATTGATTATGAGACAAGCCTAATTGCTCTTACTTATATTTTGGGAAAAAGTAAGTCTTATGTCTTAATGAATCAACATTTAGAATTAAATAACAAGCAAATTGAGCGATTAAAGGATATAATAGATAAGAGAAAAGACTCTTATCCACTCCAGTATGCTATAGGCGAGTGGGAATTTTATAATCTTAGACTTAAGGTTGACCAAAGAGCCTTGATTCCACGTTTTGAAACAGAAATAATAGTGGATAACCTAATAAAATCTCCTATAAAAAAAGATAGGATATTGGATATTGGGACAGGTACTGGAGCTATTGCTTTATCGCTAGCAAAGAATATTGGAAATTCTTATGTTATCGGGTCTGACATTGAGGATAAGGCCCTAAGTCTCGCAAGGGAAAATAAAGAATTTACAGGAATAAAAAACGTTGAGTTTATAAAATCAGACCTGTTTAAAGATATTAAAGGGAAATTTGACTTAATAATTTCAAATCCTCCTTATATCAATAAAAAAGATTATGATGCTCTTGATAAAGAACTTTATTTTGAGCCAAAGTCTGCACTTTATGGTGGGGAAGACGGGCTAGATTTTTATAGGGAAATAATAAAAAATGCTAACAACTTTTTAAACGACCAAGGTCACTTAGTCTTTGAAATAGGTTATGATCAAAAAGAAGTTTTAAATAAGCTTCTTATGGACCAGGGCTTTATTAACATAGAAAATATAAAAGATTTTAATGATTTTGATAGGTTTATTATTGCACAGAAAGGATAG